The Williamsoniiplasma somnilux genome includes a window with the following:
- a CDS encoding ATP-binding cassette domain-containing protein — protein sequence MARKDAIIKVRDLLIEFGNGKKKIKAVKGVTFDVYKGETFGLVGESGSGKTTVGRAVMGIQPLSDGAIYFKNRMAYGMSPDLFKLNIAILKNLDKMKSNQDTTTLRLNTYLEEFKRVDYKYTQSKYYDFKTKTLKEYPDGVSRIIPEGVNLKKTKLVTHKKDANLSFVKVAVKDNLKSLLKILRIQQKTLRFIDSISDWIDIDKELDLAINKYQKETYNLVAGIKELENKIWNALEKMSKIKQDVIEGKSNSVSKFFNDLGTELKEIITLHKSISTLIKMAENEQFINIALTSPSRLRNKYKNQIEQKIQKHKNQNNILMAEKYQNILELMNLKNIQEQIKKSEIFEMPNAKRQRNLKKEMQMIFQDPASSLNERMAIEQIIAEGLDNFPELYKNEDAANAYMEWFNSNEDAKAGTIKRSDVKWKDVKHFLVLQLLTTVGMLPEHLSRYPHEFSGGQRQRIGIARALVMKPSFIVADEPISALDVSIRAQVMNLLAKFQQELDLTYIFIAHDLSVVRFVADRIAVIYRGDIVELAEADELFYNPLHPYTKSLLSAVPLPDPEQERKKVHYKYEPEIEHSDYLVDFPQWVEVKNGHFIYANERELKAYKKAYNEYEKNK from the coding sequence ATGGCACGCAAAGACGCAATCATTAAAGTTCGTGACTTATTAATTGAGTTCGGTAATGGTAAGAAAAAAATTAAAGCTGTTAAAGGAGTTACTTTTGATGTTTACAAGGGTGAAACTTTTGGTTTAGTTGGAGAATCAGGATCAGGAAAAACAACTGTCGGACGTGCTGTAATGGGTATTCAACCATTAAGCGACGGAGCTATTTATTTTAAAAATAGAATGGCTTATGGAATGTCTCCAGATTTATTTAAATTAAATATAGCTATTCTAAAAAATTTGGATAAAATGAAATCAAATCAAGATACAACTACCCTTAGATTAAATACTTACTTAGAAGAATTTAAACGTGTTGATTATAAGTATACACAATCAAAATATTATGATTTCAAAACCAAAACTTTAAAAGAATATCCAGATGGAGTATCAAGAATTATTCCTGAAGGAGTTAATCTTAAAAAAACTAAATTAGTAACTCATAAAAAAGATGCTAATTTATCATTTGTGAAAGTTGCTGTTAAAGATAATTTAAAAAGTTTATTAAAGATTTTAAGAATTCAACAAAAAACTTTAAGATTTATCGATTCAATATCTGACTGAATCGATATAGATAAAGAATTAGATTTAGCAATCAATAAGTATCAAAAGGAAACTTATAACTTAGTTGCAGGGATTAAAGAATTAGAAAACAAAATTTGAAATGCTTTAGAAAAAATGTCAAAAATTAAACAAGATGTGATTGAGGGTAAATCAAATTCTGTTTCAAAATTCTTTAATGATTTAGGAACTGAATTAAAAGAAATAATTACTTTACATAAATCAATTTCAACTCTAATAAAAATGGCTGAAAATGAACAATTTATCAATATCGCATTAACTTCACCTTCAAGATTAAGGAATAAATACAAAAATCAAATTGAACAAAAAATTCAAAAACATAAAAACCAAAATAATATTTTAATGGCTGAAAAATATCAAAACATTTTAGAATTAATGAATCTCAAAAATATTCAAGAGCAAATTAAAAAATCAGAAATTTTTGAAATGCCAAATGCAAAACGCCAAAGAAATTTAAAAAAAGAAATGCAAATGATTTTTCAGGATCCTGCTTCTTCATTGAATGAACGTATGGCAATTGAACAAATTATTGCTGAAGGTTTAGACAACTTTCCAGAATTATATAAAAATGAAGATGCAGCAAATGCTTACATGGAGTGATTTAATTCTAACGAAGATGCAAAAGCCGGAACAATTAAAAGAAGTGATGTTAAATGAAAAGATGTTAAACACTTTTTGGTATTACAATTGTTAACAACAGTTGGTATGCTTCCGGAACATTTATCAAGATATCCACATGAATTTTCGGGTGGTCAACGACAACGTATCGGGATTGCGAGAGCTTTAGTAATGAAACCAAGTTTCATTGTTGCCGATGAACCTATTTCAGCATTAGATGTTTCAATTCGTGCTCAGGTAATGAATTTGTTAGCTAAATTTCAACAAGAACTTGATTTGACTTACATTTTTATCGCTCATGACTTATCGGTTGTAAGATTCGTAGCTGATCGAATCGCGGTTATTTATCGTGGGGATATCGTGGAATTAGCTGAGGCTGATGAATTGTTTTACAATCCATTACATCCTTATACCAAATCATTGCTAAGTGCAGTCCCACTACCTGACCCAGAACAAGAAAGAAAAAAAGTTCATTATAAATATGAACCAGAAATTGAACATTCTGATTATTTAGTAGATTTTCCACAATGAGTAGAAGTAAAAAACGGTCATTTTATTTATGCTAATGAACGTGAATTAAAAGCATATAAAAAAGCATATAACGAATACGAAAAAAACAAATAA